TGCGCAGCACGATGGCGGCGATGTCCGGGGCGATGAGACGCGCAAACCATCGCGTCTCTGCCACGGTCTGCGCGTCAGACAGGTCAACCGCCAGCGGCGCGGCGCACTGCAGCCAGATCTGCGCAGGATCACGCCCCGCCGCCACAGCGCCTTCAAGCACCCGATCGCGCGCCCACGCAAGCAGCTCGGGATGCGCCGCCTGCAAGATGACGCCGTCGGCCATCTGACCCGCCATGCGCAGGCCGAGCGGACCATAGGTCCCTACATAGACAGGCACAGGCACAGCGGGGCGCCAGAACGCATCGACGCGATCGGCCTCGGCGTGGAACAGCTCGATGGCCGCACGCAGGTCGGCAAGAGACGCCGGCACGCAGCCCATCCCCTTGACGGGCACGTCTCCCCGACCGATGCCCAGCACCGCACGCCCCCCGCTGATGCGCTGCAGCGACAGCATCATCTGCGCGGTGACGAGAGGTGAGCGCGTCACCGGATTGGTGACGCAGGGTCCGAGGCTGATCCGGTCCGTGGCCGCGGCCACGAGCGCCAGCAGTGGATAGGGATCCGGTCGCGCCCGGTGCATGTCGTAGAGCCAGAAGCTGCGCAGGCCCGCGCGCTCCGCCGCCTGGGCCGCGGTCACCGCGTCGCTATGATCGGGAAGCGGAGGAAGCGAGAGGGCGAAGTCCATCAGGCCCGCGCTTGCCCCTTCCTGGAGACTCCCCGCCTCAGCCCCCAGGAAGACCTCACGACGCCGGCAGGCCCGTGAAGTAGGCGGGCTCGTGTCCGGCCCTCCACTTGATGTTGCACCCGAGGCTGGCCTTCTGGAGAGATGGCGCCGACGCGCCTGCGAGTACGGCTTCGATGGCCGCGCGCAGATCAGCCCCGTCTACCGCCACGCCATTCCCGGGTCGCGACGCATCGAGCTGCCCACGATAGAACAGCCTGCGCTCGCGGTCGAAGAGGAAGAAGTCGGGCGTGCACGCAGCCGTGAACGTCGTTGCCACCGCCTGTGTCTCGTCGTAGAGATAGGGAAACGAGAAACCGGCCTGCTCCGCCTGGCGCTTGAGCCCCGCTGGCCCGTCATCCGGGTGCGACGCAGCGTCGTTGGCGCTGATGGCCACGAGTCCCAGGCGAGACGGGGCGTAGTCGCGCCCCAGGCGAGCCAGCTCGGCCTCCACGTGCTTGACATAGGGGCAGTGGCTGCAGATGAACATCACCAGCAGCGCATCCTTGTCGTTGAAATCAGCGTCGCTCACCGTTCGTCCGCTCACCACATCGGGGAGGGAGAAGGTGGGCATCTTCGTCTCGAGCGGAAGCATCGTCGAAGCCGTGCGAACCATTGTGTATTCCTTTCCTGGTCGTTCGTGTCGAGAGGGTGACGGTCTGACCGTCTACCCGGTATACCCGAGATTGGCGCGCTCGCCCGCCGCCAACGGATGCTCCGGATCGACCATGATGATCTGGCTGTACACCCGGATGGCGTCGGTGATGCTGTTCTGGTGGGCGAACAAGCGGGCCGCTGTGA
The sequence above is a segment of the Pseudomonadota bacterium genome. Coding sequences within it:
- a CDS encoding thioredoxin family protein; this translates as MVRTASTMLPLETKMPTFSLPDVVSGRTVSDADFNDKDALLVMFICSHCPYVKHVEAELARLGRDYAPSRLGLVAISANDAASHPDDGPAGLKRQAEQAGFSFPYLYDETQAVATTFTAACTPDFFLFDRERRLFYRGQLDASRPGNGVAVDGADLRAAIEAVLAGASAPSLQKASLGCNIKWRAGHEPAYFTGLPAS
- a CDS encoding LLM class flavin-dependent oxidoreductase → MDFALSLPPLPDHSDAVTAAQAAERAGLRSFWLYDMHRARPDPYPLLALVAAATDRISLGPCVTNPVTRSPLVTAQMMLSLQRISGGRAVLGIGRGDVPVKGMGCVPASLADLRAAIELFHAEADRVDAFWRPAVPVPVYVGTYGPLGLRMAGQMADGVILQAAHPELLAWARDRVLEGAVAAGRDPAQIWLQCAAPLAVDLSDAQTVAETRWFARLIAPDIAAIVLRNAEGLPGLVGWARRWHEGDAEHRDALADEMCTAFALAGSAQTCRARLGEMERLGIDEMNVFSMGDWRRDLEAIARLRSMPSS